GCTGACTGCAGAGTGCATTTCTCTTTGCAGGTACCGGGCCCCCGAACTGCTGTTGGGAACTACCACACAGACCACCAGCATTGACATGTGGTGAGGGGTGAAGGCAGCTCCCAGAGCCTGGGGGAGAGGCCGGCAGGGGCCGGAGCAGGGCTAGGGTCTTTGCCAGCTCCTGGTGGGGAGAAACCTGGGATCCCGAGGGGAAGTGTGAGAACACAGCTTCTGCAGCAGAAAGGCCCGGCCCTCGCCACCCACAGAGGCCATCTGGCACTGGGTCACGTTCCGTGGTGACCTCCCGAGCTCCAGCCGGTCCTGACCCCAGCACGCGGGAGGCATGTGGGGCGGCACTTGCCCTCAGCGGCTCACGTCAAAGTGGCACTCGGCCGAGGTGTGTGGCCGCAGCGAGCCGGTGCGTGAAGTGAGGCCCGCTCTCCTCTGCAGGGCCGTGGGGTGCATCCTGGCCGAGCTGCTGGCTCACAAGCCCCTGCTCCCCGGCACTTCTGAGATCCACCAGGTGGACCTGATTGTACAGCTGCTGGGGACACCCAGTGAGAACATCTGGCCGGTGAGTGCCTGGCCTCTGCCCTCGTCACCCCCCGCCCAGGCCGGCTTCACCTGCCGCGAAGCCCTGCGGCTTCACCTCCCGCTTCCCGCAGGGTTTCTCCAGGCTGCCGCTGGTGGGCCAGTACAGCCTGCGCAAGCAGCCATACAACAACCTGAAGCACAAGTTCCCGTGGCTGTCGGAGGCCGGCCTGCGCCTGCTGAACTTCCTCTTCATGTACGACCCCAAGAAAAGGTGCCGACCTCGCCTGCGGGCAGGAGTGGGGACACCTCACACCCAGGCCCTTTATAGGGGGATTTTCACAACACAGGCCACGCTGCCGCAGAGAAGCCCCCGGACTCAGGCGCGGAGGGCCAGCCGCTCAGTTTGGGTGGTCTCTGCCCACCCAGGTCACGGAGCCCGTTCTGAGTTTCCCATCTGTTTCTGGGCCCCAGTCCCCTACTTGCCACTCACCTCTTGTCGTTGGGACATTTGAACCAGAGGCCGCGGAGCCGGGCAGGTGTGAGGGACACTAGCTTCAGTGGCATCTGGGGGTCCTGTTAACAGCAAGGCCTCCTCTCCAGGGCAACGGCCAGAGACGGCTTGGAAAGCTCCTACTTCAAGGAGAAGCCCCTGCGTGAGTCtcccagacccccacccccacccccaccaggctcCACAGGTGGCTTGGCTTGTGGCCCTTGTAGTCCAGGGTGGGGTGTTGGGGCACGGCCTCGCGGAGCTGCTGAAGCCCCTGAAGGGGTGGTGTGGTGGGCTCCGGGTGGAGCCCAGGTGGAGGGTGGGCCCTGGGCGGGCAGGGGCTGCCTGCTGAGGCCGGTGTGGGTGCTTGTTGGCCACACAAACTGTTCTCTGATGGGAGCAGAGGAAGACGCAACCCCAGGGCCCATCACAGATGCAGAGCGGGGTTCTCAGACCCGGAGCGCACTcttcccccatcccccgcccaccCGGCGCTGAACGGCTCTCTCCCTGCAGCCTGCGAGCCGGAGCTCATGCCCACCTTCCCCCACCACCGCAACAAGCGGGCTGTTCCGGCCACGTGTGAGGCCCAGAGCAAGCGCTGCAAGCCGTGACCGTGACTGGCGGGAGGTCTCTGCGGTCCGGGCTGACGACGCTGCTAGGATCCGGCTCACCCTTTGACTGACACTGACCAGCTGCTCCAGCTGACTGCACCCCCTTCTCCAGAAGAGCAGGGTGGGTGCACCCGAGAAGGGCCTGACACTCAGTCTGGGGACCCATGGCCACGCCCACAGTCGGCCCTCTACAGCCGTGCAGAAGCTCAGGCCCTCACTTCCCAGGAACAAAGGGCCGCTGGGCCCATCTCAGTGGGTGTTGCTAGCGTGGGATGGGCAGACCCCCCACATGGTTGCCTGCATCCCGTCCTGGGCCCCAGGGTCTGTCTGAGGCTCTggtaagcccccccccccccgcccccgcccccgccccagcagCAGGGCTGGTGACACTCAGATGGGAAGGAGGGGTCGGGTGTGGGTCACATCCTGCCTGATGGACTGGGGTCTgggccctgtccctgcccccacactGAGGCCCAGACGGGAAGGGGCATGAGTGGGTGctaacagaagctcagagagatgaaaGTTTTTCTAACAGACGTGAACAGGTTCAATGTCCTTTAATGAACTTTGGGTTCTGACTCATGACATGAAGGTGGTTCTCTGAGTGCTGGGAAGGAGAGGTGGGACAGACAGACGGGCAGAGTGCCCAGTGAGGAGGGGCCAGCACAGAAACAGGCACCTGTCCCCTCCAGTCCTGTGGGTTAGTATGTTCTGGGACCCTTCCCCCCCAGGAAAAGGGGTTCCGCCTGCCTGCGCCCTGAGAGTCTGTCTGAGCAGGTGGCTACTCAAGAGCCTGGCTCCCATCTTTACCACTGGGCCCAGGGTGAATGATCAGGTGGGAAGCCTGTGCAGCAGAGAGCCCCAGCAAGGTGGCTTGTGGGGTGCTGATTGCTCAGAAGCCCCATGTTCCACCTGGAAGCGAGTGGCACAGCCTGTCCGGGCCCCACTTGCTGcctgcctccctgctctctgGACTCCTCGGGACCCTGCACACTCTGCTGTGAGATCGGATTGTTTCTCTTCCACGTGTGGGCCCAACTTCCCAGCCCAGCGATGACCAGGGCACGTGGGTTCGTCTCGGGCCAGCCCTCGGCTCGTTCCATCGGCAAGAGGCTAGGTCAGCCACGTACCTGGCAGAGCCCCTGGGCTGGTCACGGTGGTGCTCAGGGGCCCACGGTGTCACCTGCGGGCCTCCAAGGGCACCCCTGTGAGGGAAATCTCCCTTGGGCGCTCAGAGGGAGGCAACGTGTCCTGAACCACAACTTACAGGGATAGGTCAAGAGCTACAGGCTGGGTGCTGGGCCCCTTcagtgggttgggggaggggtgaaaggagggagagggcccTTCATGGGAGTAGGCATGGTGGTGAGACGCTGACACAAGCTAGACTCCACCCAGCACGTTGGGACATAGTCCGGAACActgggagcagggggtggggagccgGCCAGCCCCAGGCAAGAGCTTTCCATGGAAGGCAGGAGCCCATCTCCTGCTTTGTGAGGCCTGGATCCCCCACCCTGCTGTGCCCAGGAGTCCCCGGGGGGCAGGGTGGCCAGGGCTCAGGCCTGAGGAGtgatgaggcccagagaagcacCACGGAAACTCTCTGGAAAGCACTTGACCCAGGGCCTGGCTGGGCCTAAGGTCGGGCCCCGGGCCCATCATAGAGGAGGGTGTCCACCTGTGCACGCTGCAGCCAGAGGCGCTGCTGGGTGTCACCGAGCAGCACACGAAGTGTGTGACCTAGAcggcaggcaggcagg
This portion of the Panthera uncia isolate 11264 chromosome E2 unlocalized genomic scaffold, Puncia_PCG_1.0 HiC_scaffold_20, whole genome shotgun sequence genome encodes:
- the CDK10 gene encoding cyclin-dependent kinase 10 isoform X3, with amino-acid sequence MDKEKDGVPISSLREITLLLRLRHPNIVELKEVVVGNHLESIFLVMGYCEQDLASLLENMPTPFSEAQVKCIVLQVLRGLQYLHQNFIIHRDLKVSNLLMTDKGCVKTADFGLARAYGIPVKPMTPKVVTLWYRAPELLLGTTTQTTSIDMWAVGCILAELLAHKPLLPGTSEIHQVDLIVQLLGTPSENIWPGFSRLPLVGQYSLRKQPYNNLKHKFPWLSEAGLRLLNFLFMYDPKKRATARDGLESSYFKEKPLPCEPELMPTFPHHRNKRAVPATCEAQSKRCKP